The following nucleotide sequence is from Juglans microcarpa x Juglans regia isolate MS1-56 chromosome 6D, Jm3101_v1.0, whole genome shotgun sequence.
TTCGAAATGTTTCATAGTCCTATAAATAATTACCTTTTCAGGTAAACTTGAAAcatttgaaatgaaatgtgaaaagttgggtatttttttatcactctgtTTTCTAGTTTAGACCACCTTGTTAATAGGAATAAGCAATTCGAAAGGATAGCAAGTATGATCGCCTTGTATTGAGTCTTGTGAAATCAAGAAAGATTTTGACTCAAGTTGCCAGACTTGGATTTTTATACTGCCATCAAGAAGCCTAGTAGTTATTCATCCTGGAAAGTGACTTCCAACAGAAGAGCATATCAAAGCACAAGTCCAGGCATACTTTTTGGTTGTCCCAGCAAGAGAACAACATTATGTGCCAAAACCTTGAACAACAATGATTTTGACCTACAAATTTAATATTTCCCCTGGACTatcatcaaattatttttaaggcTAAAGATAATGAAACAATTATCACATGTCATAATAGAATAACACCAAAAGCAGATAGAAGATATTGTTTAATGAGCTAAGCTCTTCATAGATTAGGTAGACTGTGAGTGATCTGGCGTATCTTAGATTTTAAGCATCAGATTAGTTATGTTTAATTTGTAGTTAATATATAGCATACCTGATGAAGGAGTAACCAATCAATGCTCGATCTTGGGAGACCAGCCTTTTCAAGGGCAGACTCGATTGACTGTGGCACACATCGTACGGCAAAGCGAAAGACCTCTTTGCCATTCATTTGAATACAGGAATATGAAGATTGCCTTGGAGGGAAGCCTAACACTGAACCATTAGATCCCACCACATCATCCATTTCATTCTGTTTGACGGTGGCATTCAGATGTCTGCATAAAGGGAGCTAAGTGTTCAGTCACATCCCTAATAGAAGAGGTCAAAAGTTTGTTTAGTCACGAGTAGAAAGCACATGCCTTTGGCCATCACCATCACTATGCAGGTCAAAACTAAATAAACCATCTTCTTCACTGTCGCAGGCCTGCAGAAAAGtttttatatcaaataaatGCCAAGATGTGTTTCCCATAGGCATGAAATGTTATAAAAGTAGTTGTCAGGTAATTATAATCCTTAAGAAACAATGGAATTGGCATTCCCACAAAAAGAATGAGGGAGATCAAACCTAGTGTCACACATTGGATACAGGGGCTTAGAGCTGAAAAACAAATGTCTAAGCGGTCAGAATTCATAATAGTAACTTTTCAACCACTTGGCTTCTAAGAGTGTAAACTCATGTTACAAAGACAGATATGAGATTTTGATCCCTCTGATCTCCCAATTTTGGAATATGGAAGACACGATCTCCTCATACAAGTCTCATGCAGCACATAGCCTTCACACTCGGAACAGATGACAAGAAACAATAGTTCAGATATTGGGTCCTCGTGTCAAAGTCAAAAGTAAGTAAACTAGAAACAAGTATATAAAACAAGGGTTAGGAGTTTAACATTCTCAAATCTCAACTAAGAAAGAAATATGATGCTTATTGGCCAAACCATTCTCTAGTGTTCAAATTATCAGATACATTATGACAAGGCCATGGAAAGACAAACTCAATGTCATTGTATTGCCAACTACAGTATTGCATTAGTTCTCTATTCGACTCCCTCATAATGAAGCCAACTCCTAAAGGTTGTCAGTTGAAGGGACATATTCAAAAGATAGGATAAGTCTTTTTCTACAGcagatttacaaaaaaattcaagtgttcacaaaatcattataaaagtCAAAACACCAAAAATAACTACCTGCACTAATACAGCGCCAGCAGCATCTCCAAAGAGAATACAGGTACCTCTATCCGTCCAATCAACATATCGAGAAAGGGAATCAGCTCCGATCACCAGAACGTTTTGAAATCCACCTCCTGTAATTTACAGAGGTAGAGGTTAGATATTTTAGCCACAGAAGTAACTGAGACCCCCTTACAGAAAAGTAGACAAATCCTTTACCCCTAATGTGACATGCAGCTGATACTAGACCCAACACAAATCCGCTACATGCAGCTGTAATATCATAAGCCAAAGGATTTCTTTTGCAGCCAAGTGCTTTTTGGATCTGAAAATTGCACCACCACCACAAGGAGGAGCATAGAAGAGTCTTTAGAGTGCTTATAATACCAGCTAAATAGGTAGCAGTTAAAGGACAGTAGACTCGTGACTagaattaaattcaaataaaaatggaCTGAAGCGAAGCTAGGAAAAAGAAGTTGGGAAAATATAAGTTAAGCCCAAAATCTATTTGAGTCCAACCAAACCAGCGGGCAGGGCTTATTACTCAGCAAATAGGAAAATACATGAGGACGTGTTCTGTCAAATACATATCAAACATCAACACCCAATATATTGTCCTATTACACTTTTTGAAGTTTCCAACAAGGTTTCAAACAAATCATGCCATGATGAATAAGCCAATTTCAATTTCTTGGGCTAATAGATGGTGATATCAAAGTTCAATAAGAAACTGTATGTTATACGACACAATTCAAGAAATGGATATGCAGCTTGAATAACCTTTTCTTTTTGCATCACTGACCTCGTAATTCTGATAGTTCAAAATGGAGGGTACCCTTTTTGAAACAAGAATATACACAAAATCATAGGATAAAAGATATTCTCTGAAACAAATAAATGCTTGTGTGTGGCAGATATATTTGAAAACGgaaattaagattttaagaaAGAACCTTCTATACTTCAAAATTTAGTGAAGTGCTACAGCCATAAAGAGATCCCACAAaggtaaattcacaaactggcatggattcatataatacattagatctaatttacaataaaaatagttttacaatctaacataccacatcatactacgtcagtttgtaaatttatttttgcgaaatctctttgtggctaaaacatttctccaaAATTTATGCACCCAATCAAGCACGGAATAAACAAGTAAAGTTCATGATTGATCAAAGTTCCTTAACAAACATACACAGCACAAAACCATTTTCCAGCTAGCCATGTCCAGGCAACTTTTCTGAGAATGACAACCAAGCACCCCCAGATAATCTAAAATATACATGCTGCTGAACCTTAACTAAGAAAACTAGCATCATCACTATTTCTACTTAGTCCAATTTTTGgaatatatcatctcatatccCTATACCTGAGGAGCACTTCCAAAAAGATCTTCTGGGGTAGATGTGCACATCAAGACTAGGTCCACATCATCAGGCTCAACCTGTGCCATCTCAAGAGCTTTCCTTGCGGCCTCTACCGCTAAAGTTGTCAAGCTATCCTTGCCTGTAAGAGAAGCAGTGAAAGAAGTAATTCACAGTTTTCATAATCAGAAGGCCATTGTGTAAACACATTTGGGGCTTGTTTTGCAGTGAAAGATTCTTGAGATTATTGTAATCATTGAGAACttttttgagatgtttttattggtgtatgtgaaattttttgggCCTGTAGAaagcatttttgaaaacataaaatcttttagatgtgattttattgttggatttgaAAGTGATGGGAGGCACTGAAAATATGTTTGGGAAGATATTTGTGAGTTGTCTATTTTGAGaaattggttttgttttttttattttcacagaaACAGGGCTAGAAACGACAGaaaatttagagatgattttctttttagtgAAGTATGCTTGGatgaaaaatgaagatttttatagaaaaaatgagaatttttaagTATCCAAACATGTCCTAAGATTTCCATTTCATAAGAATGGTGCCATAGATTAAAAAAAGGAGCAGACACTAAGTTATCCAGCACAAGCATTCAAAAACCCTTCAAAATTCAACCAGGTTAAATCTACCATAAGCTTGAACTCTCAGATATAAGTTGGTAAAGCCTGAATGATCTTCTTGTATagaaaaaacaagaagacaacTGGCAAGACTCAGTCAAGTGATAGACTCATTAAGCTGAACAGCCTTCCCCAGGCTCCAGAGTTTGAGCATCTTAATCAAGAGGCTGTGGTACAAACAAGAAAAGCAAcctctgttttattttatatctggGCTAGCAAAAGCAAAGTAACCACAGATGCTTCACAAGTATCCAATATATGGCATCATCATGTATTGCAACTAAGAATTGACCTGAAAGAACCCGGCGGTTACGAATCCCAGTTCGAACAGATATCCATTCATCAGAAGTATCAACTATTTTTGCAAGATCATCGTTTGAAACCTTCAGGGTGGGTGCCGCTGAACCGCAACCAACTAACTTGCAGCCTTTACTGACCAACCTGTCAATATTCATTTCCAAAGTATGGGATCAGGATAACAACTAGTATAACTGAGATTGCCATTGCCATTTCTAATTCAAAATTCTCTTTCCATTGAACCATTCAGATATCAAACTGAGGATGACTCTAACTTGGCTggactttttttaataatgtggaACCTCATCGAGGTAGGGCCTTCAAATTCACCCCTAAAGAGTAAAACCCAGATGCACAACCCCACCCATCAAAACCGTGTATCAGTTAATAAAGGGAAACTCCTAGCGTGGAATCAGATCGGATGTCTGAGCCTGCAGCTCATTCTAAATCCAACCTTTAGCCACTACACTGCACCCTAATGGATAAATTCATTGGACTTATAAAACAAAGTATAACAAAACCATCTATAGCAGTCAAGGACAGGCACAAGTGAGCCTCTAATCCCACATAAAACAAGATACAGAATGCAGGAAAGAGGGAgttaatgatattaaaaatctTCACGGCATTCAAAGCTAATGGCACAAGACTCCTTGCCAAAAAAAAGAGTTCCATTCAAAAGATAAGGCATTTCCGGTTTTCACTTAACCAATATCATTTCTGGCAGATGTATATGGTGTCGTTGAACCAAGTCAAATAGCAATAGCTATGAAGTCTACCACCTTTATGTTAAGGAAGCAACATCTTCACTTCTCTATGACTCTCGTTTCATCTTGGAACTCCTCCATCACCTTCATAAAGACTGTTCCAATGCCTCCCACTTTTAGTAGAAAGCCTAAGCCATTAGACAAGCCTGGAAGCTTATACCCATAAATCTCAACTACAATTTAGAAAAGCTTTTACTCCCATGAAAGTCCCAGCAACTAATTTATAACAACTATGTTCAGTTCTCCTAAAAATAAAAGTCCCTGTAAATTAAAGGAACGAACTTAACACTTTAAACACCACCCCATATATATCTCAAATCAAAAAGTTAATAAAGCTATATTCCCTTAGATAGATTATATCATGTGCATTCTCTCTTCCATGAATTTATACATTTGAGTGCCCATGCAAGAGCAAATCATCTATAAGCTCTACTACAGCAATCACAGACAAAGttaaaaagaggaaaatagcaaaacccataagaaaataaaaatcacgaATCCATTATCTTGCAGAAAGTCAAagatatcatatataataaccCACGTATccatcttcaaatattttttaagaaactcAGCTAGTATTTTCTAACCCAATTGCATTCAAGAcccatttcattaaatactaaaaaaaacgATCATCACCAAATACAAAAGAAATCAGAAATCAAAGTCACCTGGACACACGAGATTCAGATGGGGAAGCGCCAGAAGAAAGCTTATCTTGGCCTTGAATGGTGCTGGAGCAGGATACCCTGCTGGAGAATCCATCAGGGGACAGAAGCCCAGATCGGTAAATCCCTATCTGAGGTTGAGTCCTCCTTCTCCAGCTGGAAACCGAGGGAGTAAAGAACCCAGATGCATTGGCCATTTACACCAACCACCCAAAACCCAACAAacaaaatatagatatatacactGGAAGATAAAGAAGAGATGGTCTTTTAGCGTAGTTTATAtgggagagaagaagaagaagaacgtgAGAGACAGAAGTGTCTACAAGCccattagagaaaagaaagatcAATATGTGTGGAACAGACACAGAAAACAGTGTTTATTCCtaggcttttgtttttttttttaaagtttaatcTTCGGAGGGTCCGAAGCAGATATAGCTAAATGGGCGATTTTGCCAAACCCAACCATCAAGTCAGGAAACTCCTATGCTTGCTAGCTGTTATTTAAAAGGTCTTGTAGAGACAGCTATCCAGTGCTTTGCCATTCCAAATACTTCGGTTTTGTTTCCATAATCCGAGTTGGGGAAAATGTAGAGGAAATTTGCCACCTAATAAGAGTGCTACTAACTGAAATTGCTCTCATACCCTTGTTTGATTCTTTTCTGGATTCTTATTGGTCTGTTCTTTCAATCCTCATCTTGCAGTTGCACTTGAGTAAGCATCATAGGTTTTTTTTACCCAAGTCCTTGATTAAGATCTTTACACCAACGTTAGAAGTAAAATTGGGCTAATTTACAAATGGGTTTTCTCATAGACctttctcatcttttttcaaaattaggtttttttttgttgttgatatgaGAAGCTATTAAAACTTTGGTGAATTTTGATATAAACAAAGTCTTCCTTTTGcagataataaatatatgtgCTTGGTTGTAACAGAAATGTACAATGTGGTTGGCTAAAGTAGGTTGCTGGTGGGAGAAAATGACAACCcctccccccccaaaaaaaaaaaagaaaagaaaaagaaaaaaggatccCAAGCAAAGTTGGGTTTGGTCATAATGAGGAGCTTACTAGGGTAGCCAATGTTTAAATAGCTTAATTTAAAGATACAACTGCTAATTAGTCGCAGAAAGTGAATGTGAGAAAATACTAGTAGCCCAAGTGATGAAAGGTTGGAATCAAAATCAGGAGGGATAAAGTTTACACCCATCAAGAAACTCGGCTATTCATGTTTCACATAGGTGACAACAACTATGttgatgttatttatttatttacttaatgattaagaaaatattttttaataattttactatttttttaaatgtttaaaaaaattaaaaaaatatatgtgagaccaaaaaaaaaaaaaaacctgcacgTCTAAGATTACTCAATACTCGGTGAGTAAAGAATCATCCTTCAAGTTTTGGTCCAACTTGGTTCAAGTTAAAAGCCCACACCCACTCCCTAATCTATAGGGTATAGACCTTTGCCCTCACCAAAAATATGTCCACATTCGGGCCGCCCTAAAATCTGAGTTAGTCCGGCCACCTcatcacttttatatatatctactatTAGGGATGAattcggtccggttcggtcggTCTCGAGGAGGTTTTGTGGACCGGACAGGACCATTCGGTCCAGGATTTTCTCACCTTGGACCGGACCAAATAGGCATAAGGACTAGTCCGGTCTGGTCCAATTCGGTCTCGTTCGGTCGGTCCTATTCGGTCCAACCCTATACCTGATGGGCCAATAGCCCAATCTTATTCCTCTGTTTTTTCGACCCAATAGTAAAAGTCCACtaacattttatctaatttgaagccaaaaaatacaaaaaaaaaaaaaaaaaagaacttgaagggaaaataaaaataatcataaaaaaaaattgtcaatataataaattaataatacttacTCTGGATCTCCCAATGTAAACTAGTGTTGTAAACATATGATATGTTGGGCATTGTAAACAGCATTGAGAGTCTGAGACATACCCACccacaaaatacttataaagCCAGAGCTTTCTACAACTTATAAAGCCACCCACaaaatgcttataaaaaaaaatgcaagttacaaAACTCTTCACCAAGAGTCTAAAAATTAGATTAGATATCAACTTTTGTTTGCCAAGTAATATGCTAACTAAATTACAGTGAATAAATTTGACTAAAAagttttactacaaaaaataaattttgtctatATCTATCAGAAACTTCAAAAAATGAATAGCTACTTGATTTTCTTACTACTAATCCatccaaacaatttaaacaaggttaaaactaaaatttatactagataatgaaagaaaattgaaataacattcctaaacaaatttggcttctaaaagaaagaaaaaaaaaccattcccAAGCATAGataatgaaaactaaaaattatacaggtcccaaataactgaaaaattaaaaactctaaatacaaattacaatttacatcaatacaaattatacaattattctcCTGGCAGCTCCTAAGTCCAAGCTTCCTACATCTTTTGGTTTGGCATACTTTTGAATTTTCACAGTACATTGTAAAGTGTAAACAAAGGAATTATTAGCAAATAGcaaaagtgaaaattgaaaactaacaAGCTAAAATAGATTCACCTCATTAACTTGCATTGGTTGTAGACATTGTATTTGAAGCCTCCATAGAATTGTTACCGTCCCGAACAAGTTCTatacaataaagaaacaaaacaaattatataaatttacataacacataatattatagatcataaaagttataaaatgaagtacttataaaaaaaattataaaatgaagtaagtAAGAAACACACCCAACTACCTCTCAAAATCCTCCACCTCATTCATTAAAGTCTTAAGGTTGATTGGAGTAGAAGAAAAACGAAGTCAATTCTGTGTACAAATGAGAGCCTGAACCATTATCTGAGATAAACTACTTCGAAAAGGATCAAGGACACGACCCGCCGTGTTAAATGTAGATTCATAGGCCATTGTAGATACCGGTATTGCGAATACATCTCGAGCAACTTTTGAAAATACACGATATCTAACTGAATTAACCCTCCACCAAATAAGAATGTCAAAACTTGGGAATGCctcattataactttcaactAGGTATCTATCAATCTCATTTTTGATTCCCAAAGTATTTTCCGACTGTAACCGTTGTTTGAATATGGCCATTCTTTCTGCTGTCCTATCAACTCTACCACTACCACTACCATCTGTAGAATTTATTTCTTCACGTGATGGACTTGTGCGCTACTGTTGTAGATAAGAATTGTTGTCTCCCTCATTATCAGCGTATGCCTCATACATCCGAGTTAAAGCATTTTTCACATTCCAACTCAAATCAACCGCTTTTGTGGAATCATTGGCATACCTATTCCAATGCAAATTCAAAATATCGCATCTTATACCGAGGATCAAgaataatccaaacaaataacaatatattcatATTATCTAAGTCACCCCaatatttgt
It contains:
- the LOC121234463 gene encoding 3-oxoacyl-[acyl-carrier-protein] synthase 3 A, chloroplastic-like, which codes for MANASGFFTPSVSSWRRRTQPQIGIYRSGLLSPDGFSSRVSCSSTIQGQDKLSSGASPSESRVSRLVSKGCKLVGCGSAAPTLKVSNDDLAKIVDTSDEWISVRTGIRNRRVLSGKDSLTTLAVEAARKALEMAQVEPDDVDLVLMCTSTPEDLFGSAPQIQKALGCKRNPLAYDITAACSGFVLGLVSAACHIRGGGFQNVLVIGADSLSRYVDWTDRGTCILFGDAAGAVLVQACDSEEDGLFSFDLHSDGDGQRHLNATVKQNEMDDVVGSNGSVLGFPPRQSSYSCIQMNGKEVFRFAVRCVPQSIESALEKAGLPRSSIDWLLLHQANQRIIDAVATRLEVPPERVISNLANYGNTSAASIPLALDEAVRSGKVKAGHTIAAAGFGAGLTWGSAIVRWG